The proteins below are encoded in one region of Archocentrus centrarchus isolate MPI-CPG fArcCen1 chromosome 13, fArcCen1, whole genome shotgun sequence:
- the pcsk7 gene encoding proprotein convertase subtilisin/kexin type 7: MAKLYLPTFLLLIFLSSVVLLVLALLPSVTPSFALASSSHPSLWSSPSCGPGQSWAVRLHAGFHYEQEDGEHGAVHLDGIANKVAEQAGLHNHGQIGQLEGHYLLCSSKPGAGSVEHIRRKAVRPEDILAGHPHVMWYSQERVLSRSKRLMAFNDPNYPKQWHLHNDVNKGMDINVTGVWERNITGQGVTVVVVDDGVEHTHQDIQPNYSPEGSYDLNSNDPDPMPHPDIHSDNHHGTRCAGEIAAVPNNSFCAVGVAYGSKVAGIRVLDGPLTDSLEAIAFNKHYQINDIYSCSWGPDDDGHTVDGPHPLGKAALQHGVIAGRRGFGSIFVVASGNGGQYNDNCNYDGYANSIYTITIGAVDEKGKMPFYAEECASMLAVTFSSGRGSLRSIVTSDWSMQRGTGCTEGHTGTSAAAPLAAGMVALMLQVRPCLSWRDVQHIITFTATKCDNSADWKVNGAGFHHSHQHGFGLLNAWRLVNAAKVWESVPFLLSYQSSVIKEEAILTYPRELILTWEVSAADLKQSGMETLEHVAVTVTVAHPCRGNVEFVLVCPSGMTSVIGARRAIDRDNAGYQDWTFSTVRCWGERAKGLYTLKISDHKNGFSDQCAAVGVLEQRKLTLYGSSMTFSEVKERQRLVEEAMSGKYLDSRYSLPCPPGLDLPPEITKPFTSNNLKFMLLLGCFALFWSLYYTLEVMMAHLDFRGLLCMPRKRGGHRGRRGRQGKGVEEALIGDEKGEEEEQDSGVELQAVLDSNVKEPLASGERLAT, translated from the exons ATGGCAAAGCTCTATCTGCCCacattcctcctcctcatttTTCTGTCCTCCGTTGTCCTCCTGGTGCTTGCCCTTCTGCCCTCTGTCACCCCCTCATTTGCTTTAGCGTCTTCCTCTCACCCCTCACTTTGGTCGTCACCCTCCTGCGGTCCGGGTCAATCCTGGGCGGTCCGGCTCCACGCTGGCTTTCATTATGAGCAAGAAGATGGTGAACACGGTGCTGTGCACTTGGATGGGATAGCCAACAAG GTAGCAGAGCAGGCCGGGTTGCACAACCATGGCCAGATAGGACAGCTGGAAGGCCACTACTTGCTGTGCTCTTCAAAGCCCGGTGCTGGGTCTGTGGAACACATCAGGAGAAAAGCTGTCCGGCCTGAGGACATTTTAGCAGGACACCCTCATGTCATGTGGTACTCTCAGGAGAGAGTGCTCAGCCGCTCGAAGAGATTGATGGCCTTCAACGACCCCAACTACCCCAAACAGTGGCACCTG CACAATGACGTCAATAAGGGTATGGATATCAACGTGACAGGAGTGTGGGAGCGTAATATCACCGGCCAGGGAGTCACAGTGGTGGTGGTTGATGACGGGGTGGAGCACACCCATCAGGACATTCAGCCAAATTAT AGTCCAGAGGGCAGCTATGACCTAAACTCAAATGATCCAGACCCCATGCCTCACCCTGACATTCACAGTGACAATCACCACGGGACTCGATGTGCTGGAGAGATTGCAGCTGTTcctaacaacagcttctgtgcTGTGGGAGTGGCCTATGGCAGCAAAGTAGCTG GTATCAGGGTCCTGGATGGCCCACTGACAGACAGCTTGGAGGCTATAGCCTTTAACAAGCACTACCAAATTAATGACATATACAGCTGCAG TTGGGGTCCAGATGATGATGGACATACTGTTGACGGACCTCATCCTCTGGGCAAG gcagcactgcagcacGGGGTGATTGCAGGCAGACGAGGCTTCGGGAGCATCTTCGTGGTCGCCAGTGGTAACGGGGGACAGTACAACGACAACTGCAACTATGACGGCTACGCCAACTCCATCTACACCATCACAATTG GAGCAGTCGATGAGAAAGGCAAGATGCCGTTCTACGCTGAGGAGTGTGCGTCTATGCTGGCTGTCACTTTCAGCAGTGGGAGGGGCTCTTTGAGGAGCATT GTGACTTCAGACTGGTCCATGCAGCGGGGTACAGGCTGTACAGAGGGCCACACCGGTACATCTGCTGCAGCACCCCTGGCAGCGGGAATGGTGGCCCTTATGCTGCAGGTCCGGCCCTGCCTCAGTTGGAGGGATGTCCAACACATCATCACCTTCACTGCTACCAAG TGTGACAATAGCGCAGACTGGAAAGTGAACGGGGCAGGTTTTCATCACAGCCACCAGCACGGCTTTGGGCTGCTCAACGCGTGGAGGCTTGTTAATGCAGCCaag gTGTGGGAGTCGGTGCCGTTTCTCTTGTCCTATCAGAGCTCAGTAATAAAGGAGGAAGCCATCCTGACTTATCCCCGTGAGCTCATCCTTACCTGGGAAG TGTCTGCTGCCGACCTGAAACAGTCTGGCATGGAGACTCTGGAGCACGTGGCCGTCACTGTGACAGTAGCCCACCCTTGCCGTGGCAATGTGGAGTTTGTGTTGGTCTGCCCCAGCGGTATGACATCAGTCATCGGGGCTCGTCGTGCCATTGACAG AGATAACGCAGGCTACCAGGACTGGACTTTCTCCACTGTGCGCTGCTGGGGGGAGAGGGCCAAAGGCCTCTACACCCTCAAGATTTCTGACCACA AAAATGGATTTTCTGACCAGTGTGCTGCCGTGGGAGTGCTAGAGCAAAGGAAATTGACTCTGTATGGCTCATCTATGACCTTCAGCGAGGTCAAGGAGAGGCAGAG GCTGGTGGAGGAGGCAATGAGTGGGAAGTATCTGGACAGCAGGTACTCTCTGCCCTGCCCTCCGGGCCTGGACCTCCCTCCGGAGATCACCAAGCCTTTCACGTCCAACAACCTCAAG TTCATGCTGTTGCTTGGCTGTTTTGCTCTCTTCTGGTCCCTCTACTACACACTGGAGGTCATGATGGCCCACCTAGACTTCAGGGGTCTTCTCTGCATGCCCAGGAAACGGGGTGGTCACCGGGGCAGGAGGGGGCGACAAGGGAAAGGCGTGGAGGAAGCGTTGATCGGGGATGAGaagggggaggaagaggagcaggacTCAGGGGTGGAGTTACAGGCAGTGCTGGACTCTAATGTCAAAGAGCCGCTTGCTAGTGGGGAGCGGCTGGCAACATAG
- the tagln gene encoding transgelin isoform X2, which translates to MANKGPSYGLSRQVQDKIDSKYDPELEQILVEWISRQCGSGVGKPEPGKLGFQAWLKDGCVLSELINTLFAGEKPVKKIQNSPMAFKQMEQISQFLNAAEKYGVTKTDMFQTVDLWEGKDLAAVQRTLSALGSLAVTKDEGTYKGDPNWFFKKAQENKRDFSDEQMKAGKNVIGLQMGSNKGASQEGMSYGRPRQIL; encoded by the exons ATGGCTAACAAAGGTCCATCCTACGGCCTGAGCCGGCAGGTCCAGGATAAGATCGACAGCAAGTATGACCCTGAGCTGGAGCAGATTCTGGTGGAGTGGATCAGCCGTCAGTGCGGCTCTGGTGTGGGAAAGCCAGAGCCTGGCAAACTGGGCTTCCAGGCTTGGCTCAAAGACGGATGC GTCCTGAGCGAGCTTATTAACACTCTGTTTGCTGGCGAGAAACCTGTGAAGAAGATCCAGAACTCACCCATGGCCTTCAAGCAGATGGAGCAGATCTCCCAGTTCCTCAATGCTGCAGAGAAGTACGGTGTCACAAAGACTGACATGTTCCAGACCGTGGACCTTTGGGAAG GTAAGGACTTGGCAGCAGTGCAGAGGACCCTGTCAGCTCTGGGCAGCTTGGCCGTCACCAAGGATGAAGGCACATACAAAGGAGACCCTAACTGGTTCTTCAA GAAGGCACAGGAGAACAAGCGAGACTTCAGCGACGAGCAGATGAAGGCTGGCAAAAATGTGATTGGCTTACAGATGGGTTCCAATAAGGGAGCCAGTCAGGAGGGCATGAGCTACGGAAGACCTCGACAGATCCTGTAA
- the tagln gene encoding transgelin isoform X1 has product MAAKGVGMANKGPSYGLSRQVQDKIDSKYDPELEQILVEWISRQCGSGVGKPEPGKLGFQAWLKDGCVLSELINTLFAGEKPVKKIQNSPMAFKQMEQISQFLNAAEKYGVTKTDMFQTVDLWEGKDLAAVQRTLSALGSLAVTKDEGTYKGDPNWFFKKAQENKRDFSDEQMKAGKNVIGLQMGSNKGASQEGMSYGRPRQIL; this is encoded by the exons ATGGCAGCAAAG GGTGTCGGCATGGCTAACAAAGGTCCATCCTACGGCCTGAGCCGGCAGGTCCAGGATAAGATCGACAGCAAGTATGACCCTGAGCTGGAGCAGATTCTGGTGGAGTGGATCAGCCGTCAGTGCGGCTCTGGTGTGGGAAAGCCAGAGCCTGGCAAACTGGGCTTCCAGGCTTGGCTCAAAGACGGATGC GTCCTGAGCGAGCTTATTAACACTCTGTTTGCTGGCGAGAAACCTGTGAAGAAGATCCAGAACTCACCCATGGCCTTCAAGCAGATGGAGCAGATCTCCCAGTTCCTCAATGCTGCAGAGAAGTACGGTGTCACAAAGACTGACATGTTCCAGACCGTGGACCTTTGGGAAG GTAAGGACTTGGCAGCAGTGCAGAGGACCCTGTCAGCTCTGGGCAGCTTGGCCGTCACCAAGGATGAAGGCACATACAAAGGAGACCCTAACTGGTTCTTCAA GAAGGCACAGGAGAACAAGCGAGACTTCAGCGACGAGCAGATGAAGGCTGGCAAAAATGTGATTGGCTTACAGATGGGTTCCAATAAGGGAGCCAGTCAGGAGGGCATGAGCTACGGAAGACCTCGACAGATCCTGTAA
- the cbln18 gene encoding cerebellin 18, whose protein sequence is MTEFGLRDKKKFYCLTVTVSGSLASITGNRLMGTVIQMVVLPVLFLLGSLLLCTQVEAQSPNILILKQAALAWQGPLTCEQSDCNCTFTEQRGCCCAASDLFQIEDEVLQKLAYSWNGITTLKSRVQALTDGIKVAFKATMDPSIAIATPGTTERCFGPFNTNIAVPFSSVTLNTGNGYNPSLGIFTAPNPGVYVFSFTAYSSALETGRLYHKVQLMKNGKHGAAVWENNREDTEDSATQVVVLEMQRGDQVYLELMSGRKLCTNLQDSIFTGYMLYPYIAA, encoded by the exons aTGACTGAATTTGGCTtgagagacaaaaagaaatTCTACTGCTTGACAGTAACAGTGTCAGGATCATTAGCTTCCATCACAGGTAACAGACTGATGGGCACAGTTATCCAG ATGGTTGTATTACCAGTTTTGTTCCTGTTGGGGTCACTGCTTCTCTGTACTCAAGTCGAGGCCCAATCCCCCAACATCTTAATCTTGAAACAGGCGGCAC TTGCGTGGCAGGGGCCACTGACTTGTGAACAATCGGACTGCAATTGCACTTTCACTGAACAGCGcggctgctgctgtgcagccagCGACTTGTTCCAAATAGAAGATGAGGTCTTACAAAAGTTGGCATATTCATGGAATGGCATCACCACGCTAAAAAGCAGAGTACAGGCCCTCACAG ATGGCATCAAAGTTGCCTTCAAGGCCACCATGGACCCAAGCATTGCCATTGCAACGCCTGGAACTACTGAACGTTGCTTTGGTCCATTCAACACTAATATAGCAGTCCCTTTCTCCTCTGTCACTCTTAACACTGGCAATGGCTATAACCCATCCTTAG GTATCTTCACTGCCCCCAATCCTGGAGTTTATGTCTTTTCTTTCACAGCCTACTCATCTGCATTAGAGACTGGACGCCTCTATCATAAA GTCCAGCTCATGAAGAACGGGAAGCACGGGGCCGCTGTGTGGGAGAACAATCGAGAGGATACTGAGGACAGCGCCACTCAG GTTGTGGTGCTGGAGATGCAGAGGGGTGATCAGGTCTACCTTGAGCTGATGTCTGGGAGGAAACTCTGTACAAATCTGCAGGACAGTATCTTCACTGGGTACATGCTGTACCCCTACATTGCTGCCTAA